The window TGCCTGTAACCTCTGTGCTGCCTCGGCCAGTCCTTCCCGCCGTGCTGGGACAGCActtctcccccgccccgccgctctgcggcccggcggggcctgcggggccccgggctggggccgttcccggggccgggaccccccgggcgggccggggccgagccccctCCCTGGCGCCTGCCGCCATCTTGTGTGGCGTTGCCATGGCGacaggctgcccgggggctgccgcgTCAGCGCCGCCGGAGCGGGTCACGTGTCCCGTGGGCGGCACGAGCCGCGCACGTTCCCGCGCGCACGTGActggcacggggggggggggccggactacagctcccggcatgctgcgcgccgccgcgcccgcgcAGTGCACACCGGGAGGTGCTCTgccgcccctcccccctcccacccgcCCGCCCAAAGCACGGCGGGAGCTGCtcgcctccccggccccgcccccttcTCGTCCATAGGCGGGCAGGAGTGACGCTTGCCCTTGGAGGCGGGAACGCGGTGGTGTGAGGGCTTCTGATTGGCGACGCGGGCTGCCGCTCCCGGGCGGGGGCAGGGGCGGTGCGCCGGAAGGCGGAAGGGGAGGATGGCGGCGGGTGCGGGcgggctgctggcggcggcggcgctgctggTGGCGGTGGCCGGGCCGCGCCCGGCGCCCGCCGAGCTCACGGACGGCAACAGCGAGCACCTGAAGCGGGAGCACTCGCTGATGAAGCCGTATCAGGGTGAGCGCGGGGCCGGACGGGACGGGACCGATGCTCCGCGGCGGCCCGGGCTGAGCAGCGCTGTCTCTGCCCGTTGCAGGTGCGGGCTCCGCCGCGATGCCGCTGTGGGACTTCCAGGGCAGCACCATGGTCACCAGCCAGTACGTCCGCCTGACGCCCGACGAGCGCAGCCGGGAGGGCTCCATCTGGAACCGCGTGGTGAGAGCCCGGGGGGGCAccgctgggggctggggggagaccgccgggggctcggggcggccccAGCGCCTCTCCCGGCTCTTGCCCTGACGCCGCTGGGCGGTCTCTCTGCGCAGCCCTGCTTCCTTAAGGACTGGGAGCTCCACGTCCACTTCAAGATCCACGGAGCCGGCAAGAAGAACCTGCACGGGGACGGCCTGGCCCTGTGGTACACGCAGGAGCGCCTGGTGCCAGGTACAGTATGCAGCCGGGGGCTGCCTGGCCGGGCTGAGGCCTCGCACGTGCCCTGGGCAGCCCAGGGAGCTGCCCTTGGAGCTGCCCCTGTCCTGGAAGGTTTTTCACCAGGGAGGGCGTTTGAGCTCCCCTCTGTCTGGTTTCCCTAGATGGGGATGGTGTGTCTTGTGTGTTCTGCCTTGGAAACAGGCGCCCTCAGTCATCTGCCTGGCAATAAACAGCTCTCACAGCTTCTCAATAGAAGTCTCTGAGCACAAATTCCTTCTGAGAGCCTTCTATTCCCTATGTTCTGCCCTGTTCCAGGTCCTGTCTTTGGCAGCAAGGACAACTTTCACGGACTGGCTATCTTCCTTGATACATATCCCAATGATGAAGCGACAGAGGTGAGTAGTTCAGGGAGCTCGTTCAGTGCCGAGGAGGCTGTTTCCTCGTGGCTTCGTGTTCCGAGTTCTTCATGCCCGGACCAAGGAAAAGTCTCTCCTTATGTGAGAGTGGGCTGCTCTTCCTGTCATGGGAGCTGGCAAAGGGAAGAGTTTGCACGTGCATTAACGGAGATAAGAAGGTCCTTGCTCCACCTTCTGCTGTTGTTGACCACACAGACCTTTCCAAGGCCTTTTCCCCTCAGGGTGAGAGGGCAGCATGGAGCTGTGTAAACTGTGCACCACCTATTAAGTTAAGTTAGAGGAATCCACCTGAAAGTATATTAATCCGGAGTGTCATTTCTTGAACTTTGTGCTTTGGTTGATCATTCCACGTTGTTTCTGGCCTTATCCTCTGTTTCCAACCTGGGTGTCTCTGAAAGAGAAACTCCTGGGCTGGCTTTTTGCTCTGGAATTCCCCGTGGCTGAAATACAGATCAGTCCCGTAGGGGCTGTcagtccttttcttctctcctgctctgtctTCGTGGATGTTGTTACGGCACAGTCAGAAAACATAACTGTGCTACTGAGATCTATTGCACCAAAAACATGTCACTTAAGTCATAAAGCACTTGGAAATGAGCCCATCCCCCTCTTGTGTGGATGCTCGCTGAGAGCTGAATTCTTGCCTCCAGTTGGCCTCTTCCAGTGTCCGTAATCTGCTGACTACAAAGCCCTGAGTGTGGTTATGCTGCTCGTGAGATTTCTGCCCGTCTGAGTCCTGTGCTCTGTTCTTACACTTCTTACCTGGTCTGGTACTTACTCCGTAAGTCTGGGGTGGTCTCATTGCCCTGGCCAGGTGGTATAGTCTGGGCTCACGGGGGGTCTTGATACAGAAGGTCAGAAATGGCTGCTCTGCTTTAGCCGAAACAAGCTCACTCTCAGTTTAGAAGCAGCTTTGCGTAGAAAATAAGCCTTGATTTCATTGTTCTGCCCTCCATACCTGACTGTGCAGCAAAACTGTGGCTCTGTTGCCATGCCTGGCTGAGATCCTGCTCTCGCTGAGATTTCTGACCAGGCAGGGGAAGGTGGCTCTTGGTCTGCAGCTCGAAGGCTCCTGCAGACTGAAAGCACCAgtgctctcctccctgcagcgTGTCTTCCCCTATATCTCTGCGATGGTGAACAACGGCTCCCTGACTTACGACCATAGTAAGGACGGGCGCTGGACAGAGCTGGCGGGGTGCACCGCTGACTTTCGGAACCAGAACCATGACACTTTCCTGGCAATTCGGTACTCCCGAGGCCGCCTGACGGTGAGATGTGGCAGACGCCTTCTGCAGGGTGTCTCATGCACGTTAGACGGGGCAGTGCAGTGGGGTGGGTGTTGCTGTGTCAGTAGGTGACCTGGAGATGGTTTTCCAGGCTCGTCCACCTGCACCTCTGGCTCCAAAAGAGCTGCAGGTGGGCAGGATGGCAGCGTGTGTCCTTGGTGTGACGCTCCCTGGTCTTACAGGTGATGACCGACGTGGAAGACAAGAACGAATGGAAGAACTGCATTGACCTTGCAGGGGTGCAGCTGCCAACCGGCTACTTCTTCGGTGCTTCTGCTGGCACTGGAGATTTGTCTGGTGAGAGGGGGCTTTGCTCGCAGGAATACCTCCTGTTTGGAGCCTGGACTATAATGCTATGGATGCATTGGATGGCTTCAATGGCTTCTTTTCCCTCAGTTGTTAAAATCTTGAAACCCTGTTGGGTAGGGACCTGTAGCCTGGGAAAGGAGGCACCTAAGAGCTAAGGAACATCTCAAATTGCAGTTTGATACCTGGGGTGTGAGGGTGGCTTGagagggaaggagacctggaccTGGCAGAGCACGGACCTAAGGTGCTCTGAGCCTGTGGGCGTCTCTCAGAGCTTCTGACAGCGTTTGGTGCTGATGGTTATTTCCTAGACAATCACGACATTATCTCGATGAAGCTATTCCAGCTCATGGTGGAGCACCCTCTAGAAGATGAGGCTGTTGACTGGACCAAGATTGAGCCTAGCGTCAGCCTCCTTAAATCACCCAAAGGTGAGTCTCTGGGCTTCAGAAACCTTTGGTAGAGCAgtgggatgctggggctggaCTCTTAAAGCCCTGTTGAAAGGTGTCGGAGCTGTGAGTCCCTGCGAGACCCCGCAGCAGCGAGGCTGGGTCCGTCTCTGTAGCTGTTCTTGTCCTTGCAGACAACGTGGATGACCCAACGGGGAATTTCCGAAGCGGGCCTCTGACGGGCTGGAAGGtgttcctgctcctgctctgcgcGCTGCTGGGCATCATCGTCTGCGCTGTGGTGGGAGCTGTGGTCTTCCAGAAACGCCAGGAGCGGAACAAGCGTTTCTACTAGTGGAAGACGTGGGCCATGGCCTGTGCCCAAACCCATCTTTTCTATGGGGAGCTGTAAAAACTGTGGTTTCtaaaagctgtttctgagaaATATCAGAAGTATTTTCTTACCTGTCTCTTTGGCTGTATCCCCCGCCCAGCCCTGGGTGGGTTGGACTGAGGGGGGCGATGCCCGCTGGGGGCCctggggctgtggtgggggagcCTGGAGGTCGCTCCCCCCACCAGCTAGGACCTGCCGTGCTGCCCGTGGCGGGGGGGCGAGCAGCGGCGGGTGTGAATGTGAGGGGGCTGTGACGGGGCATTAAAGGACTGACACCACCTGCGGCTCTGGGTCTGTctggggtggggaaaggggggggcTCTGTTTGGGGGGAAGCCCCAggggggctgagagagctgggggggggcgtggtgttggggtgggggggtagtGTTGCCCCCAGGGGGTCCCAGCTTGGTGGTGGGTtgtctcgggggggggggtgggcaaTCCCTGTGGAGGGTCCCAGAGGAATGGGGGGGGTGGGTATTCGCcggaggcacggggggggggggagttaagGAAGGGGGGGTTGTCCccgaggtttgggggggggggagcgtgtCCCCGAGGAGGGAGGGTGTCCCGGAGGAGGGAGGCCCCGGCCGGCGGTGTGAGGGGGCGTGTGTCCCCGCAGGCCTggtcccggccccgccccgccccgccccgccgggcggaAGGGAGCGGGGCGGaacggcggggccgggccgcgtttccgcggggggggagcggcggggcgcaGCCAGCGtgtcccgcggcggcggcggggccggccgggcgccaTGGGCCCGGCCCGCCGCAGGGCCGCGCTCCGCCTGGGCGGCGGCGGGTGAGCGGGGCGGCACCGGGCGGGgacgggcggcgcggggggggggtccccggcgggaggggggggggtccccggcggcCGCTGACGCCCCGCTGTGCCCCAGGTCCCCGCCGCTCCTGGGCCTGCTGCCCGGCAGGTTCTCCGTCTTCCCGCTCTTCTTCCTGGCGCTGCTCCTGGGCTTCGCCTCGCTGCTCTggctccagctgagctgctcGGGCGAGGGGCCGGCCCTGggcggcgggcagagccgggggggttcccgccagccctgcccgccccaggTCCCCCTGCTGCCGGCGGAGGACGAGCCGTCGTGGGGTCCGCACCGCCTGGCGCTGCTCGTCCCCTTCCGGGAGCGCTTCGAGGAGCTGCTGGCCTTCGTGCCCTACATGCACCGCTTCCTGAGCAAGAAGAGGATCCGCCATCACATCTTCATCCTCAACCAGGTGGATCATTTCAGGTAGCGTCTCCCCTCGCCGCAGCGAGCGAAGGCAGTGAGGGGGCCCTTCTCCGAAACTCTGTCCCTGCTATGAGTGCTGAGAGGGTCTCCCGCTTCCCTTGGGCGGTGTGGAGAAGCGTAGGGCCTGGGCAGCGGGCAGTCAGGGCTGGGGCGTGTTGCTCTCCCCAGATTTACTCGCTCTAGAGCTTTTAGGACAAAGTGGTATTTTGCTTGTCTCTTCCTAAGCAAGAAGAGAACTATCTACCCCcagatatttctgctttctccccagtGTCGCAGGTCTATAGCAGCAAACATCTAGTGACGCTAAAATTCAAAGAAGTACCATGGGGTGTTTGGAAATGCCATCGCTCACCCCCTGCTCGATGTCCAgtacctgcctgcagccctggcaggggctgtcCAGGTCCCCAGCCGGCCTTGGGCAGGACGGGGTTTGCTGTAGCCCCTTGCTGTCTGCAGTGGCCAAACTCCTGCGTGTCACCATCATGCTCAGTGTGTGCTGCCTGCTTAGGGAGAAGCAGGGATGCAGTTTCAGGACGGGCAGCCATGGCACCCAGCACTGTGAAGGCAGAGAAcgctgtgtctgtgtgtgtccctGTTTGGGGACCGGTCAAACATTTAGTGTTGAGGAGCGTGGGAGAGGGATGTGAAGGGACAGTGGCTGCTGTGCGTGGAGCTGAGAGTCCCTGGTCCTGTGGCAGGTTTAACAGGGCGTCCCTGATCAACGTGGGCTTCCTGGAGAGTGGCAATGACACTGACTACATCGCGATGCATGATGTCGATCTCCTGCCCCTCAACGAGCAGCTGGACTACGGCTTCCCGGAGGCAGGGCCTTTCCACGTGGCATCCCCGGAGCTGCACCCGCTCTACCACTATAAGACCTACGTGGGTGGCATCCTGCTGCTCACCAAGCAGCACTATGAGATGGTGAGTGCATGGGTGGGACATCCtggccagtttggggcagggGCTACGACATTGTCTTGGTGAACAGTTGTACATTTTGCGTTACATActtgggaagggggggaaaaggagTCAAAATGGTTTGGGGACAGAGCCTGTGGTGTGAGCTggtggggggcaggagaggggaggctgtgctggtgcTCAGGGCTTGTGATGctggtctctgctcctctgcGGTACGTGGAGTTGTGCTGGACCAGACCATGGGCGGTACGATGCCCTTCTCATTTCAGTGCAATGGCATGTCCAACCGCttctggggctggggacgggaGGACGACGAGTTTTATCGACGTATCAAAGGAGCTGGTCTCCAGGTGAGGGGTGCTCCATGGCCTCCTAGGTTGAAATTGCCCTTCTCCTTGTCTCCCACCTGGCCTCTGGCTGTAGCCACCCAGGTCGGGACCTGGGGAAGGCAGCCCTTCTGTGCTCCCCACTCCAGTAGCAGGTGCAGCAAGTTTTCCAGTAGCTTTACAgaagctttgctttccttccagGTTCGCCGTCCCTCTGGAATCACAACTGGATACGAGACTTTCCAGCACCTGCATGACCCAGCCTGGAGGAAGAGAGACCAGAAGCGCATCGCTGCGCAGAAGCAGGTGAGACCTCAGTGTGGTTGAGGGGGAACCATGGGGGATTCGGGTTGTGATCACCACATGCTCTGAGCCCTCCTTTCTTGTGTActcccctgccagctctgcactCCCTCCCCGGGCACTGGGTGCTTCCCCCTCCGCTGGAAGCCAGTGCAGGCTGAATGGTCTTTCTCTTCCTCAGGAACAGTTTAAGGTGGATCGGGAGGGAGGTCTGAACAACGTGAGGTACCGAATTGAGTCACGGACAGCTCTGAGTGTGGCAGGAGCCCCTTGCACCGTCCTTAATATCTTGCTGGACTGTGACACAAGCGAGACCCCCTGGTGCACGTTTGGCTGAGCCCGTCTCCTGTGTGCTGGTCGTGCGCGCTGCGCTTGTGCCGAGATGCCAGGGCTGCCACCGAGCTGCTTGGAGCAGGCAGGATTTTTGCAGCAGACGAGCATGGCGGTACTGGCGAGACGCAGAGGAACAGAAAGGGCTGGGAACCAGGCTTTGCTGGGACCAACAGAAGAGGCTGAGAGCGGGACTCTGCGGTGTCGCTGCAGACACTGGTGCTGCCTCCCAGGGCAGGTGCAGGAGGCAGTTTTCCTGCGCTGGACATGGCTGAGCTGCCACCCAGCTCAGAGGATAATAAAGAACTATCAGGGCACCTGTGAGTTGTGAATGCCCTGGGCTGTGCCGCTCCTTTTTCCTGCTCCCTTCACCTTACTGGCTTCAGTGCACCCGTTTCTGGCTTGGCCCCAGCTATGCTGTCTGGACAGGTGATCTGCTCTGGGTCGGAGGCCAAGCTGGTCTGAAACGGGCTCAGTGAGATGGTGTCTGTCTGTCAGCTGCCAGGTgcccccagggctgtgctgtggtCGCTTCATTGCAGGAAGCGGTTGTGGTTGAGCTGTGCCCCAGCATCCACGGCTCTGCTGGATGTCAGCAGTTGAGGTAGCCCAGGACTTCCTCTTTCTGTGGAGTAAGGAAGAGAGTTCTGGCTGAGCTGCTCCCTTCCTTGCCTGCCTTCTGTGGCATGTGCTGCCTTGGCCTTTTTCAGGGGGTGTGGGACAGCATGATGTCCCCCCAGCAGTGCTGAGGGGAACTGGGATCTGCTCCGGCCCTGTATGAGGTGTGCTGGGAAAGACTGGCGGCCAGGCTGACCACAGTGCTGGTGAAGCCGGGGCAACGGCGTGGGTGAAGTGCAGGTGTTAGGACGGTTGCCCCTAACCCGCCTGAGTCAAGGGGAACAAGAGCTTCCCTGGGCAAGGTGGGGGCTGGGATGCTCCCCTCGAGGTGGGAGCAGGAGAGTTTGGGTTGATGAGGGAGAGGCAAGGCTGTGTGGGGCTCTGTCCCCAAACCTAGCCTGCAGGTGTCACCCACTTGCTCtagctgcccagccctgccttgccGCCAGGCCGGTTTCTCCCGTGGCGTGGCAGGACAAGGACCTGGGCTGCCCCTTCCAGCaaggcaggggaggtttagttgCTGAGGGTATCACAGTGCTGGTcccctgctgctggtggggccTGCGAGGGCTCTGCTGTGGGCTCAAGCCCCTCATTGTGGATATTGCCTTGTCTCATCAGTGAACAGCTTGGGGAAGGTGCCCGGGCAAAGGGCTGTGTCAGCCTTGGGGTGCTGGTGAGCAGGAGGCAATGCAGGCAACGCACCCTGCAAACCCCAGGTCCCCAAGAGCCCAACCCATGCGGTGACTTGGGAACCTGCTGCTGTTGGAGGAAGAGCAGCCTGTGGGAGGCGGCCGAAGCACTGACACCGTGTGCTGGGAGAGTGCCCTGggacaggaggcagaggaggaggaggtgaatgTCCTCCTCTGGCTGCTGGGAGCGTGCCTGGGTGCTCTGCGGTGCTGGAGGCAGGAGGTGGGGAAGCCGGGAAGGTCCGAACGGGTGAGGAAGGGCCCTGGGGGCTGACAGTTGTTTGGGTTTGGCAGAAATCAGCCACACCAGCACCTTTTGCTGGGAAGTGGGATGTgtagagctgggcaggaggggcagggaggccaCATGCCCTGCTTGGGACCTGGCTCTCAAGCCCCGGGTGGGAGCAGTGGCCACGGAGCAGCGCCTGGTCCATGCCTGCTCACGCTGGGAGCAAACAGGCGCTGTGACTTCTAGGATGCTGCCGCTCACCCTGATCTGCTGAGGGGTGGCAGAGACGCCCGCTGACTCTCAAAGGAGACCCCTGCCAGCGCTTTGCTCCTCTCCTCCATCACCAGCCTGGCCTGGTTGCCTGCGCGGGCTGCTGGGTGAAGCGGTGCTGTGCTGCTCCGGAGCGGAGGGTGCTTGGGCTGTTCTCACAGATGGTGCCATGTGTGGGACTGTACTGCGCTGGCTCTGGGGTCTTGGCATGCATTTTGAGTGCTGCTGCCTCCTCAAGCTGGGCAGACCCAGCTGAGCAGCCGGTACCCCTGCGTTCGCCAGTGCTGGCACCAGGCCCTCCATGTTCCCTGGTCCCCTTCTGTCCTTGTCCCCTGCTCGGTGCTTCCTGGAGCAATCGCTTTGCCGGGTGCCTGCAGACGTCCCCAGACAGAAGCTGTCGCCATCCCGGGAAGCCGAGCGGCCCTGGGGACGTGGCACCTCCGGGGAGGAGCGCCAGGATGAGGGAGGCAAAAGCATCAGAGCCAAGTGTGGGGGTCGTGTACCATGTAGGAGCAGCGGGATGGGGTGTCTGAAGAGATCTGGTGCTGTCTGCTCTCCGTGCTGCTCCGGAGCCGGGTGAGGAGTCTGGAGCCCTGCGGACTGGGGTGCGAGGGGGGGCTGCGTCCTGAGGAAAGGGTCGAGGTGGCAGTGCAGGGCGGTGAGGATCAGGCCATGCTGCTTTGCATCATCCAAGGCGCAGGCAGGCTCAGCGtgtcctcctccccagctcaggGCCTGTCCTTGCCCCAGGGTGACCTAGGGACATGCTACGCAAGAGCTCCCGATGGCCTCTCCAGCCTGGCGGCCCCAAAGCAGCACTGATATCTGGCGTGAAGATTGCAGGCAGGCTCAGGCACACGGTGCACTGCTCCAGAGGTGTTCCCAGGACGTGTCACTGCCTTTGCTGCAGTTGGCCGGAGAGAGATGTcggcccagcagccctgctcctgtcTCTTCATCGCACGGGTTTTGGGATTGGACACCTGTATGCCAGCCACTTACCGGTGCCTGAACCGCAGCCAAGGCTGACGGAGGCAGATCAAAGTATTTCTCTGCACCGTTCAAAATAGATGACACAGTTTTGGGCAGGTTTCACGAAGACGTAGATTTGCAGAAACAGAGAGCATATGTGCACCTCGCACTTCGCTCAGCGCTAaaggctcctctcctgctgcctggcaGCTATTTCTCAGCTCTGCTCGCAGCCCCCTCATCCTCCGGTTGCTTTTGTGGAAGAGGCACCATGCTGGAGACCCGGCTTCCTTTTATAGCCCTGAATGTGATTCGGAGGTCGCTCAGCTCCGTTCCCCCCCCACGCACTTCATTATTAGCAATAGCCCAGCGGGAGGGGATGAGGTTTTTCCCCATCGCCTTTCTGCAGATGGATAACACCCTGCCTGCTGTCCCGGGAGCCCTGCAGAGCTGAGCCGGAGGCCTCCCGGTGTTCCCGTGCTCTCAGGGGCAGAGAGAGCCCGTGGAGTGTCAGCCCTGCCCCTCTGCGACCCCCCTTCTGGGGT is drawn from Mycteria americana isolate JAX WOST 10 ecotype Jacksonville Zoo and Gardens chromosome 8, USCA_MyAme_1.0, whole genome shotgun sequence and contains these coding sequences:
- the LMAN2 gene encoding vesicular integral-membrane protein VIP36: MAAGAGGLLAAAALLVAVAGPRPAPAELTDGNSEHLKREHSLMKPYQGAGSAAMPLWDFQGSTMVTSQYVRLTPDERSREGSIWNRVPCFLKDWELHVHFKIHGAGKKNLHGDGLALWYTQERLVPGPVFGSKDNFHGLAIFLDTYPNDEATERVFPYISAMVNNGSLTYDHSKDGRWTELAGCTADFRNQNHDTFLAIRYSRGRLTVMTDVEDKNEWKNCIDLAGVQLPTGYFFGASAGTGDLSDNHDIISMKLFQLMVEHPLEDEAVDWTKIEPSVSLLKSPKDNVDDPTGNFRSGPLTGWKVFLLLLCALLGIIVCAVVGAVVFQKRQERNKRFY
- the B4GALT7 gene encoding beta-1,4-galactosyltransferase 7, coding for MGPARRRAALRLGGGGSPPLLGLLPGRFSVFPLFFLALLLGFASLLWLQLSCSGEGPALGGGQSRGGSRQPCPPQVPLLPAEDEPSWGPHRLALLVPFRERFEELLAFVPYMHRFLSKKRIRHHIFILNQVDHFRFNRASLINVGFLESGNDTDYIAMHDVDLLPLNEQLDYGFPEAGPFHVASPELHPLYHYKTYVGGILLLTKQHYEMCNGMSNRFWGWGREDDEFYRRIKGAGLQVRRPSGITTGYETFQHLHDPAWRKRDQKRIAAQKQEQFKVDREGGLNNVRYRIESRTALSVAGAPCTVLNILLDCDTSETPWCTFG